Proteins co-encoded in one Lucilia cuprina isolate Lc7/37 chromosome X, ASM2204524v1, whole genome shotgun sequence genomic window:
- the LOC124418600 gene encoding tetratricopeptide repeat protein 39B-like — protein sequence MGMGTFNLMISLLPAGVVKVLEFIGFSGNKESGLEDLHTGYNLAGLRQILCAMTLLGYHLIVSYVLSHQEGDLKFANEILNSQLELYPNGVWFLFFKGRLEFMKGNLEEAQIWYKKSWKSQNVWPQFHHLSFWELLWVNW from the exons ATGGGTATGGGAACTTTCAATCTTATGATTTCTTTATTACCAGCCGGAGTGGTGAAAGTTTTGGAGTTTATTGGTTTCTCCGGAAATAAG GAAAGCGGCTTAGAAGATCTTCATACTGGTTACAACCTAGCGGGGCTGCGACAGATTTTATGTGCAATGACTTTATTAGGATATCATTTAATAGTGTCTTATGTTTTGAGCCACCAAGAAGGCGATTTAAAATTCGCAAATGAAATCTTAAATAGCCAACTGGAACTGTATCCAAATGGAGTTTggtttctattttttaaaggaCGCCTAGAGTTTATGAAGGGTAATTTAGAAGAAGCTCAAATTTGGTATAAAAAATCCTGGAAATCTCAAAATGTCTGGCCGCAGTTTCATCATTTAAGCTTCTGGGAATTATTATGGGTCAATTGGTAA